One Lysinibacillus sp. OF-1 DNA segment encodes these proteins:
- a CDS encoding 5'-nucleotidase C-terminal domain-containing protein, with translation MENKRNKFLTATAAALAVTAVAVAPVSAASPFSDVKESHADFDGIATLYAAGIISGYPDGTFKPDTNVTRGQAAKMIAGALKLDTKDVENPNFTDIGASNPYYGSIAALVELKVISGYGDKTFRPNQTITHGDLAKILSSIPTLPELESVKNHAASENVTRGQLATVIAEALTKSTPEDGFTLSILHVNDTHARANELPKLATAVKEQRAAKENVLTLHAGDAFSGTLYFNEFHGQADLALLNEIGFDAMVFGNHEFDLGSSPEGHQALVDFIKGAKFPFVDANTDFSADDKFTGLFTDLISSEPENGKIYSGIVKEINGEKVGIFGLTTEETKDIASPNKVKFTNYIEEAEKAVAAFEGMGVNKIIALTHIGYNDNPNVDNDILLAQNVPGIDVIVGGHDHTKLEEPFVVDTNTVGEAKDATLIVQANEYVKYLGTLDVTFDGDGVVTKYKGELIDLGKVAEDKKLVKLLAPYKAKVDEVNNKEIGVTLKEALANPRSSETSFESVRSNETALGNIITDGMLAKAQKFTDKTVVMALQNGGGIREAIPAGNITVGQVITVLPFGNTLALMDATGAELKAAFEVSLKNVPNENGGFLHIAGAKLQYDSSKEAGSRVVSVEYFDKATGKYVPLQDDKRYTVATNAYTAKGGDGFDMFAKAYEEGRVTDLGLSDWENLQEQLLSLKEVKTTTEGRIVDLAKKQ, from the coding sequence ATGGAAAATAAACGTAACAAATTTTTAACAGCAACTGCCGCAGCGTTAGCTGTAACAGCGGTAGCAGTAGCACCAGTATCGGCAGCAAGTCCTTTTTCAGATGTAAAAGAAAGTCATGCAGACTTTGATGGCATCGCTACTCTTTATGCAGCGGGGATTATTAGCGGATACCCAGATGGTACATTTAAACCTGATACAAATGTCACACGTGGACAGGCTGCTAAAATGATTGCAGGTGCCTTAAAGCTGGATACGAAAGATGTTGAGAATCCTAACTTTACGGATATTGGTGCATCCAATCCATATTATGGTTCCATTGCAGCGCTTGTAGAGCTAAAAGTTATTTCAGGCTATGGGGACAAAACATTCCGTCCAAACCAAACAATTACACATGGTGATTTAGCAAAAATCTTGTCGTCTATTCCAACATTACCAGAGCTAGAAAGTGTAAAAAACCATGCGGCTAGCGAAAATGTTACACGTGGACAGCTAGCAACTGTGATTGCAGAAGCCCTAACAAAATCAACGCCAGAAGATGGATTTACTTTATCAATTTTACATGTAAATGATACACACGCTCGTGCAAATGAACTACCTAAATTAGCAACAGCTGTAAAGGAGCAACGTGCAGCAAAGGAGAATGTTCTAACATTACATGCTGGTGATGCATTTAGCGGTACACTATACTTTAACGAATTCCATGGACAAGCAGACTTAGCATTATTAAATGAAATCGGCTTTGACGCCATGGTATTTGGTAACCACGAATTTGATTTAGGTTCATCACCTGAAGGCCATCAAGCACTAGTAGACTTTATTAAAGGTGCTAAATTCCCATTTGTGGATGCCAATACAGATTTCTCAGCAGATGACAAATTCACTGGTTTATTTACAGATTTAATTTCAAGTGAGCCTGAAAACGGTAAAATTTATTCAGGTATCGTGAAAGAAATCAATGGAGAAAAAGTAGGTATTTTCGGCTTAACGACAGAAGAAACGAAAGATATTGCTTCTCCAAACAAAGTGAAATTTACAAACTATATCGAGGAAGCGGAAAAAGCAGTGGCTGCCTTTGAAGGAATGGGCGTCAACAAAATTATCGCTTTAACACATATCGGTTATAACGATAACCCTAATGTGGATAATGATATTTTACTAGCACAAAACGTACCAGGCATTGATGTCATTGTTGGTGGTCATGATCATACAAAATTAGAGGAACCATTTGTAGTTGACACAAACACGGTTGGCGAAGCAAAAGATGCTACATTAATTGTACAAGCAAATGAGTATGTAAAATATTTAGGTACACTCGATGTAACATTTGATGGAGATGGTGTTGTCACAAAGTATAAAGGTGAATTAATTGACCTTGGTAAAGTAGCGGAAGATAAGAAATTAGTGAAGCTGCTTGCACCGTATAAAGCAAAAGTAGATGAAGTGAACAACAAAGAAATTGGTGTAACACTGAAAGAAGCATTAGCCAACCCTCGTTCAAGTGAAACTAGTTTTGAAAGTGTGCGTAGCAATGAAACAGCTCTAGGTAATATTATTACTGATGGTATGTTAGCAAAAGCACAAAAATTTACAGATAAAACAGTTGTAATGGCATTGCAAAACGGAGGAGGTATCCGAGAAGCAATTCCAGCAGGTAATATTACTGTTGGTCAGGTTATTACAGTCTTACCATTTGGTAATACATTAGCATTAATGGACGCAACTGGTGCTGAGCTAAAAGCTGCGTTTGAAGTATCATTGAAAAATGTACCGAATGAAAATGGTGGCTTCCTGCACATCGCTGGGGCAAAATTACAATATGATTCATCGAAAGAAGCAGGCTCACGTGTTGTATCTGTGGAGTACTTCGACAAAGCGACAGGTAAGTACGTTCCGTTGCAGGATGATAAACGGTATACAGTAGCAACGAATGCATACACGGCTAAAGGTGGAGATGGCTTTGATATGTTTGCGAAAGCATATGAAGAAGGTCGTGTTACAGATTTAGGCTTGTCTGACTGGGAAAACCTTCAAGAGCAATTACTATCCCTAAAAGAAGTGAAAACAACAACAGAAGGTCGTATTGTTGACCTAGCTAAAAAACAATAA
- the dinG gene encoding ATP-dependent DNA helicase DinG → MMESQKYAIVDLETTGHSPANGDRMIQIAIVIMKDWEIERTYTKFINPGKTIPSFIQDLTHITDEDVKDALPFEAHADYIYELLTDCVFVAHNADFDLSFLQAEFKRAGLLKWQGKKMDTVELAKILFPMSLSFKLGDLAADLNIELANAHRADDDALATAELFKYCWKELLNLPQLTLEQMHKRSFRMKSNIAQLFFEALQIKRQHLTGHENVHYYRNFAICNGRNQHENESQTMDYPQTVDEKKAFMAKALPNFEVRPAQFEMMDTIWQALHEQKECVIEASTGIGKTAGYLLPAILYARAVHKKIAISTYTSHLQEQLVEEELPKIEKILGTKVNLCVLKGMQHYIDLERFEQCMAHADESYDDTFTILQILVWLTKTETGVLSELNVSGGGQLFLEKIRKIPSDKPSKGFDFYERALKNSTVADCIVTNHAMVLSDLVRQTPLFTQIDGWIMDEAHQFIQAAMQQDEVVFSYTQWKYIFGQIGTMEDSALFQQFCQAAKKKQRVAMQNLQRLDAQFIRLQRTFDETIQQAIQKMQQQVKGKQTGSKCTLFLEDVSLAKEPFALVSKLTQQWLDLASGITQAFENNIEQLDKNDLFVLSEWQYWIREVKIKIAEWEDIFLSPQDGNSVWLEFDVRSVPGSLHVFKKPVNVTPIIEQVLAPLRQQASIVWTSGTLTVPGNERFITRQLGISNEVKVMKLQAPPAYYAGAKAFIVTDMPDIQHVSQEEYIEAVAHAITRTVRMTEGRCFVLFTAQDMLRKTVELIQDSELLDDYMLFAQGVTGGSRMRILKSFQKFSHAVLFGTNSFWEGVDVPGDALASVIVVRLPFSSPEEPVFKARAKHLTAQGRNSFTELSLPEAIMRFKQGFGRLIRSSQDKGAFIVLDRRITSKSYGKEFIKALPPIDVRKLQLPELLKELNHWQK, encoded by the coding sequence ATGATGGAAAGTCAAAAATATGCAATTGTAGATTTGGAGACAACTGGTCATTCACCAGCAAATGGAGACCGGATGATTCAAATCGCGATTGTTATTATGAAAGATTGGGAAATTGAGCGTACCTATACGAAGTTCATTAATCCAGGAAAAACCATTCCATCTTTCATTCAAGATTTAACGCATATCACGGATGAAGATGTTAAGGATGCCTTACCATTTGAGGCACATGCGGATTACATATATGAACTCTTAACTGATTGTGTGTTTGTCGCACATAATGCAGATTTTGACTTATCCTTTTTACAAGCAGAATTTAAACGTGCCGGACTATTGAAGTGGCAGGGTAAAAAAATGGATACGGTGGAGCTAGCTAAAATTTTGTTTCCGATGTCCCTCAGCTTTAAGCTAGGGGATTTAGCAGCAGATTTAAATATCGAGCTAGCCAATGCACATCGAGCAGACGACGATGCTCTTGCTACGGCAGAGCTATTCAAATATTGCTGGAAGGAGCTGTTAAATCTCCCACAGCTAACGCTAGAGCAGATGCACAAGCGTTCATTTCGCATGAAATCAAATATTGCTCAGCTTTTTTTCGAGGCATTACAAATTAAACGTCAGCATCTGACAGGTCATGAAAATGTGCATTATTACCGCAATTTTGCCATTTGTAATGGTCGTAATCAGCATGAGAATGAATCACAAACGATGGACTATCCGCAAACGGTGGATGAAAAAAAGGCATTCATGGCAAAGGCACTCCCAAATTTTGAGGTAAGACCTGCACAATTTGAGATGATGGACACGATTTGGCAGGCATTACATGAACAAAAAGAGTGTGTGATTGAAGCTTCTACAGGTATTGGCAAAACCGCTGGCTATTTACTTCCTGCGATTTTGTATGCACGAGCTGTCCATAAAAAGATAGCCATTAGCACCTATACTTCTCATCTACAGGAACAGCTTGTAGAGGAAGAGCTACCTAAGATTGAAAAAATTCTTGGGACAAAAGTGAATTTATGTGTGCTAAAGGGAATGCAACATTACATTGATCTGGAACGCTTTGAGCAATGTATGGCCCATGCTGATGAATCCTATGATGATACATTTACTATTTTACAAATACTTGTTTGGCTGACAAAAACAGAGACAGGTGTGTTAAGTGAGCTCAATGTTTCTGGTGGCGGCCAACTGTTTTTAGAGAAAATCCGCAAAATACCGAGTGACAAGCCTTCAAAGGGCTTTGATTTCTATGAACGAGCGTTAAAGAATAGCACTGTTGCGGACTGTATTGTGACGAATCATGCCATGGTATTGAGCGATTTAGTGCGTCAAACACCGCTCTTTACACAAATTGATGGCTGGATTATGGATGAGGCACATCAATTTATTCAGGCAGCAATGCAGCAAGATGAGGTTGTCTTCTCCTATACACAATGGAAGTATATTTTCGGCCAAATCGGCACGATGGAGGACAGTGCTTTATTTCAACAGTTTTGCCAGGCAGCAAAGAAAAAACAGCGAGTAGCTATGCAAAATTTACAGCGACTGGATGCACAATTTATCCGTCTACAACGAACATTTGATGAAACAATTCAGCAAGCGATTCAAAAAATGCAACAGCAAGTTAAAGGGAAGCAAACTGGTAGTAAATGTACCTTGTTTTTAGAGGATGTTTCATTGGCGAAAGAGCCATTTGCACTAGTCAGTAAACTGACACAGCAATGGTTGGATCTAGCTAGTGGAATTACGCAGGCTTTCGAAAATAATATCGAGCAATTAGATAAAAATGACCTTTTTGTATTGTCTGAATGGCAGTATTGGATTCGAGAAGTGAAAATAAAAATTGCAGAATGGGAAGATATTTTTCTCTCCCCGCAGGACGGCAATTCTGTTTGGTTAGAATTTGATGTACGAAGTGTTCCAGGCAGTCTCCATGTCTTTAAAAAGCCCGTCAATGTCACACCAATTATTGAACAAGTGTTAGCACCTCTACGTCAGCAAGCAAGTATTGTTTGGACATCAGGTACATTAACGGTACCTGGCAATGAACGTTTTATTACACGTCAGCTAGGCATCTCAAATGAAGTCAAAGTTATGAAACTACAAGCACCACCAGCCTATTATGCGGGCGCTAAGGCATTTATTGTAACTGATATGCCAGATATTCAGCATGTCAGCCAAGAAGAATACATTGAGGCTGTTGCCCATGCTATTACACGGACAGTTCGTATGACAGAGGGGCGTTGCTTTGTGCTCTTTACGGCACAGGATATGCTACGAAAAACGGTCGAGCTTATTCAAGATAGTGAGCTTTTAGATGACTATATGCTTTTTGCACAAGGTGTGACAGGCGGTAGCCGTATGCGCATTTTAAAATCATTCCAAAAATTTAGCCATGCCGTGCTTTTTGGCACAAATAGCTTTTGGGAGGGTGTGGATGTGCCAGGGGATGCCCTTGCCTCTGTCATTGTCGTACGCCTACCATTTTCTTCACCAGAAGAGCCCGTCTTTAAAGCGAGAGCAAAGCATCTAACAGCTCAAGGCCGTAATTCCTTTACAGAGCTTTCCTTACCAGAGGCCATTATGCGCTTTAAGCAAGGCTTTGGTCGATTAATTCGTTCTTCACAAGATAAAGGTGCGTTCATTGTACTAGATCGTCGTATTACTAGTAAGTCCTATGGAAAAGAGTTTATTAAGGCATTACCGCCCATCGACGTAAGGAAATTACAGCTACCCGAATTGTTAAAAGAACTAAATCATTGGCAAAAATAA
- a CDS encoding isocitrate lyase/PEP mutase family protein, translating to MSKIQEFNDLHCAQELLFLGNAWDVLSALALEKAGFQAIGTTSWGIANSLGYADGEWIDFQHHLNIIQAIAEQVNIPVSADIEAGYGHDEQSIIDNVLRTADVGVAGINIEDSFKKQTGLRNITKHCHLLANMRARLDNHGYKDFFINARTDTYLLLMHPFEETMMRAQAYSESGASGVFIPGLIDVNEISAITSNVDAPINLLSLPGLTNCQLLKELGVRRLSFGNALSDKIIAYLSQHAAQLVKDQDTSSLYV from the coding sequence ATGTCAAAAATTCAGGAATTCAATGATTTACATTGTGCACAAGAGCTGTTGTTTTTAGGAAATGCTTGGGATGTATTATCGGCATTAGCATTAGAAAAAGCAGGTTTTCAGGCGATTGGCACAACTAGCTGGGGTATAGCGAATTCATTAGGCTATGCTGACGGTGAATGGATAGACTTTCAACACCATCTAAATATTATTCAAGCTATTGCAGAGCAGGTGAACATCCCCGTATCTGCGGATATTGAAGCGGGGTATGGTCATGATGAACAAAGTATTATCGACAATGTGTTAAGAACAGCAGATGTTGGAGTAGCAGGAATTAACATCGAGGATTCCTTTAAAAAGCAAACTGGATTAAGAAATATAACAAAACACTGTCACCTGCTAGCAAATATGAGGGCAAGGCTAGATAATCATGGCTATAAAGATTTCTTTATTAATGCAAGAACAGATACGTATTTGCTGCTAATGCATCCGTTCGAGGAAACCATGATGAGAGCACAAGCTTATAGCGAGAGCGGAGCAAGTGGGGTCTTTATCCCAGGCTTAATAGATGTCAATGAAATAAGTGCTATCACAAGCAATGTGGATGCACCCATCAATCTTCTTTCTTTACCAGGATTAACAAATTGCCAACTATTAAAAGAATTAGGGGTAAGGCGTTTGAGCTTTGGCAATGCACTTTCAGATAAAATCATTGCCTATTTATCACAGCATGCTGCACAATTAGTAAAAGACCAAGATACTTCTTCTTTATATGTGTAA
- a CDS encoding bifunctional transcriptional activator/DNA repair enzyme AdaA, with translation MDNPINLSFEEKWEKIIACDQTYDGLFYTAVKTTKIYCRPSCKSRKPKKVNVEFYEDIQEVEAAGYRACKRCQPEIEHSPHTQLIKNITAFIINEYKQKLTLQDMAAHVGISPFHLERLFKQETEETPRTYLEKIRIDKAAHLLKHTDATNLEICYEVGFQSPSNFYKVFRRLKNCSPTQYRHLS, from the coding sequence GTGGACAATCCAATCAATTTATCCTTTGAGGAAAAGTGGGAAAAAATCATAGCATGTGATCAAACCTATGATGGGCTATTTTATACGGCAGTTAAAACCACTAAAATATATTGCCGTCCTTCCTGTAAATCAAGAAAACCGAAAAAGGTGAATGTTGAATTTTATGAAGATATTCAAGAAGTAGAAGCAGCCGGGTATCGTGCATGTAAACGTTGTCAGCCTGAAATCGAACATTCACCACATACCCAATTGATTAAAAATATTACAGCATTTATCATCAACGAGTATAAACAAAAGCTGACATTACAGGATATGGCGGCGCATGTCGGCATCAGTCCATTTCATCTTGAACGATTATTTAAACAAGAAACAGAAGAGACTCCCAGAACATATCTAGAAAAAATAAGAATTGATAAAGCTGCCCACTTATTAAAGCATACAGATGCTACAAATTTAGAAATTTGCTATGAAGTAGGATTTCAAAGTCCATCCAATTTTTATAAAGTTTTTCGACGGTTGAAAAATTGTTCACCTACACAATATCGACACCTTTCATAG
- a CDS encoding DNA-3-methyladenine glycosylase family protein, whose protein sequence is MNWINADCYVVIEPPKEFNYMECLLFLKRSNQENLHHIKKDTLFKLLKINERLILCTVTEQDNKIKVSFLMNQPAVHERAIIVQYITEWFDLNRNLQDYYQMAEQDPILCSLTKKYSGLRLIGIPDLFEALVWAIIGQQINLTFAYTLKKRFVEHFGEHVHFKGQSYWLFPTPEKIAAIQVEDLRSLQFTLRKSEYIIDIAKSIANGQLTKGLLRQKDGYEDMKQSLMAIRGIGAWTADYVLMKCLQEPSAFPIADVGLHNAIKTQLALERKPTLEEIHHYAKHWQGWQAYATFYLWRSLYETV, encoded by the coding sequence ATGAATTGGATAAATGCCGATTGTTATGTAGTCATCGAACCACCAAAAGAATTCAATTATATGGAATGTTTGCTGTTCTTAAAGCGCTCCAATCAAGAAAATTTGCATCATATAAAAAAGGACACACTCTTCAAATTATTAAAGATAAATGAACGGCTTATTTTATGTACCGTCACCGAGCAAGACAATAAAATAAAAGTATCCTTTCTGATGAATCAGCCAGCTGTCCATGAACGAGCAATCATCGTACAATATATAACAGAGTGGTTTGATTTAAACAGGAACTTGCAGGACTATTACCAGATGGCTGAACAGGATCCCATCTTATGTTCACTTACGAAAAAATATAGTGGATTACGTTTAATCGGAATTCCTGATTTATTTGAAGCACTGGTGTGGGCTATTATTGGACAACAAATCAATTTAACATTCGCTTATACGTTAAAAAAACGATTTGTAGAACATTTTGGAGAGCATGTTCACTTTAAGGGACAAAGCTACTGGCTCTTTCCGACACCAGAAAAAATAGCAGCCATTCAGGTAGAGGACTTGAGAAGCCTTCAATTTACATTGAGGAAATCAGAGTACATTATTGATATTGCGAAAAGTATAGCAAATGGTCAATTGACAAAAGGTTTATTGCGTCAAAAAGACGGCTACGAGGACATGAAACAAAGTTTAATGGCTATTCGAGGCATTGGTGCATGGACAGCCGACTATGTGTTGATGAAATGTTTACAAGAGCCATCTGCTTTCCCTATTGCAGATGTTGGATTGCATAATGCAATAAAAACACAATTAGCATTAGAGCGAAAACCAACGCTTGAGGAAATTCATCACTATGCGAAACATTGGCAAGGCTGGCAAGCTTATGCCACCTTTTATTTATGGAGGTCACTATATGAAACGGTATAA
- a CDS encoding methylated-DNA--[protein]-cysteine S-methyltransferase codes for MKRYKLDYKSPIGIIEIEGSETAIDGINFAERGEIVNVPQRDTPQVLLTCAKQLHEYFIGERHAFSFPYTFKGTDFQQAVWHALPSIGYGETASYKDIAMAINNEKAVRAVGSANGKNNISIVVPCHRIIGSNGTLTGYGGGMWRKEWLLQHEQTYKNPSK; via the coding sequence ATGAAACGGTATAAATTAGATTACAAATCGCCCATTGGAATTATTGAAATCGAAGGTAGTGAAACAGCTATTGATGGGATTAATTTTGCAGAGCGAGGGGAGATTGTCAATGTCCCTCAACGAGATACTCCTCAAGTGCTACTAACATGTGCTAAGCAATTGCATGAGTATTTTATTGGTGAACGTCATGCATTTTCATTTCCCTACACCTTTAAAGGTACTGATTTTCAGCAAGCAGTTTGGCATGCCTTACCTAGTATAGGCTATGGTGAAACAGCTTCTTATAAAGATATTGCAATGGCCATTAACAATGAAAAAGCTGTAAGAGCTGTCGGTAGTGCCAATGGCAAAAATAATATAAGCATTGTTGTTCCTTGCCATCGAATTATTGGCTCCAATGGAACGTTGACAGGGTATGGTGGCGGGATGTGGCGCAAAGAATGGCTACTTCAGCATGAGCAAACCTATAAAAATCCATCCAAGTAA
- a CDS encoding DUF378 domain-containing protein, whose amino-acid sequence MSVLYRIALVLVIIGAINWGLIGFFRFDLVAYLFGGQTAVLSRWIYALVGLAGLITIPILVKRFEDEDDVDTFTRMDRNPSYGMEAGEEADFTEVTKTEVKKVEKKEND is encoded by the coding sequence ATGAGCGTGCTTTATAGAATTGCCTTAGTATTAGTCATTATAGGTGCAATCAACTGGGGACTCATTGGATTCTTTAGATTTGATTTAGTTGCTTATTTGTTTGGTGGACAAACTGCGGTCTTATCTCGATGGATATATGCCCTTGTTGGACTTGCGGGTCTAATCACCATACCAATTCTTGTGAAGCGATTTGAAGACGAGGATGATGTAGATACATTCACTCGTATGGACAGAAATCCTAGCTATGGCATGGAGGCTGGGGAGGAAGCGGATTTCACTGAAGTAACAAAGACAGAAGTGAAAAAAGTGGAGAAAAAAGAGAACGACTAA
- a CDS encoding CoA-acylating methylmalonate-semialdehyde dehydrogenase, with protein MVTNTDIKELGHFINGQTILGKSGQLSDVYNPSTGTVIARVPLATTAEVQEAITAAKAAFPAWRALSIGKRAEIVLKFRQLLTENMDELIDMICTESGKTMEDAKGEITRGLESVDLAINAPHLLKGEYSVNVGGHINAYSMKVPLGVVAAISPFNFPAMVPLAITSMAIAVGNCVILKPSERVPCSALFLSELWKEAGLPDGVWTVINGDKEAVNELLCNPAIEAISFVGSTPVAEAIYATASKHGKRVTALGGGKNNMVVMPDADLEHVANAFLGAAFGAASQRCMAISTIIPVGEDTANKLVSILADKIAKLKVGPYTDSEVDFGPVITQQSKDAIIGFIDRSVEEGATIVCDGRNPNIAKQSNGFYLGPTLLDHVKPGMEIYEQEVFGPARNIVRVATLDEAIALINAHELGNGVTIFTNNGAAARKFTTEIEVGMVGVNVPIPIPVGYHNFGGWKRSRFGEGHMFGPDQVRFFTKTKTISERWVEQGNDVTSSFAFPSNQD; from the coding sequence ATGGTAACGAATACTGACATAAAAGAGCTAGGTCATTTTATCAATGGACAAACGATTTTAGGGAAAAGTGGCCAGTTATCAGATGTTTACAACCCAAGTACTGGCACTGTCATCGCTCGTGTTCCTTTAGCAACAACAGCGGAGGTGCAGGAAGCGATTACTGCTGCCAAAGCTGCCTTCCCAGCTTGGCGTGCTTTATCTATTGGGAAACGAGCAGAAATCGTCCTAAAGTTTCGCCAACTATTAACAGAAAATATGGATGAGTTAATCGATATGATCTGTACTGAAAGTGGCAAAACAATGGAGGATGCAAAAGGCGAAATTACACGAGGTTTAGAGTCAGTAGATTTAGCTATTAATGCCCCACATCTACTAAAAGGTGAATATTCCGTTAATGTAGGTGGTCATATCAATGCCTATTCGATGAAAGTACCATTAGGCGTAGTGGCGGCTATCTCGCCATTTAATTTCCCTGCCATGGTTCCACTAGCCATTACAAGCATGGCGATAGCCGTAGGAAATTGTGTGATTTTAAAGCCATCAGAGCGTGTTCCTTGCTCCGCTCTATTTTTATCAGAGCTATGGAAAGAAGCTGGTTTACCAGATGGTGTCTGGACTGTCATTAATGGCGATAAAGAGGCTGTCAATGAGCTGTTATGCAACCCAGCCATTGAAGCAATTTCCTTTGTCGGCTCTACACCCGTCGCAGAAGCTATTTATGCCACAGCCTCTAAACATGGGAAACGTGTGACAGCGTTAGGTGGTGGTAAAAATAATATGGTGGTTATGCCAGATGCTGACTTAGAGCACGTTGCCAATGCCTTTCTAGGTGCTGCCTTTGGAGCTGCCTCTCAGCGTTGTATGGCGATTTCAACTATTATTCCTGTAGGTGAGGATACAGCCAATAAATTAGTCAGTATTCTTGCTGATAAAATTGCCAAATTAAAAGTGGGTCCGTATACAGACTCCGAAGTCGATTTTGGACCAGTTATTACACAGCAGTCCAAGGATGCCATTATTGGTTTTATCGATCGTAGCGTGGAAGAAGGTGCTACAATTGTCTGTGATGGAAGAAATCCTAATATCGCCAAGCAATCGAATGGTTTCTACTTGGGTCCTACCCTACTCGATCACGTAAAGCCTGGGATGGAAATTTATGAGCAAGAAGTATTTGGACCTGCACGGAATATTGTTCGAGTAGCTACATTGGATGAGGCAATTGCTCTTATTAATGCCCATGAATTAGGGAATGGTGTGACAATCTTTACAAACAATGGTGCGGCTGCTCGGAAATTTACCACTGAAATTGAAGTTGGAATGGTAGGTGTCAACGTGCCCATTCCTATTCCAGTAGGCTATCACAATTTCGGTGGCTGGAAACGTTCAAGATTCGGTGAAGGGCATATGTTTGGCCCTGACCAAGTACGTTTCTTCACAAAAACGAAAACCATATCAGAAAGATGGGTGGAACAAGGAAATGATGTAACCTCATCCTTTGCTTTTCCGAGTAATCAAGACTAA